The Deltaproteobacteria bacterium region GTGATCGTAGTGGTCGTGCGACAGCGTCACGAAGTCGATCGGCGGCAGCTCGTCGAGCGGGACACCCGGCGGCACGAGACGCTTCGGCCCGGCGAACGACACCGGGCTCGCGCGCTCGGAGAAGACCGGGTCGGTCAAGAACGTCACGCCGTCCATGCGGACGAGCAGCGTCGAGTGGCCGATCCACGTGAGGCTCGGGTTCTCGAGCATGGCGGCGCGATCGTAGGGCACGCGCGGCGCGCCGCCGTCCCGACCGACGAGCGACGTCCAGGCCTTGCGCGCGAAGAAGGGCAGGGTGACCTGCGGGCCCGGCCATGGTCGAGAGCCGGCGGCGTTCACGAAGACATCGCCGTCGCGCGGGGCGCCGGCGTGGGCCGGAGTCGAGGCAATCACGAGCGCCGCGAAGAACGCGACGAGACGACGGGAGACGCGCACCGGGTCAGCATTGTGCCGGTTGGCGGCGGCGAGGCAACCCTCACGAAGCGACTCCCTTCGCCCCGTGGAGGTGGAGGCGCCCCTGCCGCTTCGCAGTGACCATGCCGCGCTCGACGATCCAGGCGACCGTCCGCGCCACCACCTCGCGCGCCGGCAGCCACGTGTAGCCGAG contains the following coding sequences:
- a CDS encoding MBL fold metallo-hydrolase; protein product: MPTSRARRRRASSATRGCRRARWWRGRSPGSSSAAWSLRSGRGASTSTGRRESLREGCLAAANRHNADPVRVSRRLVAFFAALVIASTPAHAGAPRDGDVFVNAAGSRPWPGPQVTLPFFARKAWTSLVGRDGGAPRVPYDRAAMLENPSLTWIGHSTLLVRMDGVTFLTDPVFSERASPVSFAGPKRLVPPGVPLDELPPIDFVTLSHDHYDHTDLPSIEVLARRGTRFVAGLGMGDLVRDAGGEVLELDWGESVEMGAVRVHCVPAQHFSGRSVVGHNRRLWTGWVVEGPTHRFYHAGDTGYFDGFRALRERFGRIDVAALPIGAYEPAAIMRFVHLDPEEAVRAALDLEARYTVPMHWGTFDLTDEPPDEPPRRFRAAADAANLGPDRAWVLAVGETRRW